A genomic region of Rhizomicrobium sp. contains the following coding sequences:
- a CDS encoding pirin family protein, whose product MRDIKGKARELGDGFRVARVLPQIGQHTVGPFVFFDYFGPVEFPPGKGLDVRPHPHIGLATITYLFDGSQVHRDTLGSFQEILPGDVNWMTAGCGIAHSERTGPAVRAAGHRMHGIQSWVGLPAANEEDRPSFQHIAKADLPVREREGATLRVVTGKAYGLTAPVRVPMEIFYVDAQIKAGATVTLPDEYDERGAMVVGGTVEAGGASHGDGDMIVFDKDERAAIKAVSDARVMLLGGAPLDGQRHVWWNFVSSSKERIERAKQDWASGAFGKIPGDDIEFIPLPDQR is encoded by the coding sequence ATGCGCGATATCAAAGGCAAGGCACGCGAACTCGGCGACGGCTTCCGCGTGGCGCGCGTGCTGCCGCAAATCGGGCAGCACACCGTCGGGCCCTTCGTGTTCTTCGACTATTTCGGGCCGGTCGAATTTCCGCCCGGCAAGGGGCTCGACGTCAGGCCGCATCCGCATATCGGCCTCGCCACCATCACCTATCTGTTCGACGGCTCGCAGGTCCATCGCGACACGCTGGGAAGCTTCCAGGAAATCCTGCCCGGCGACGTGAACTGGATGACGGCGGGGTGCGGCATCGCCCATTCCGAGCGGACCGGGCCGGCGGTCCGCGCCGCCGGCCATCGCATGCACGGCATCCAGAGTTGGGTCGGACTGCCGGCGGCGAACGAGGAAGACCGGCCGAGCTTCCAGCATATCGCCAAGGCCGACCTGCCGGTGCGCGAGCGGGAGGGCGCGACGCTGCGCGTGGTGACCGGCAAGGCCTATGGCCTGACCGCGCCGGTGCGCGTGCCGATGGAGATCTTCTACGTCGACGCCCAGATCAAGGCCGGCGCCACCGTCACCCTGCCGGACGAATATGACGAGCGCGGCGCCATGGTTGTCGGCGGAACGGTCGAGGCCGGCGGCGCCAGCCATGGCGACGGCGACATGATCGTCTTCGACAAGGACGAACGCGCGGCGATCAAGGCCGTCAGCGACGCCCGCGTCATGCTGCTGGGGGGCGCGCCCTTGGACGGCCAGCGCCATGTCTGGTGGAATTTCGTCTCCAGCTCGAAGGAGCGGATCGAGCGCGCCAAGCAGGACTGGGCCTCCGGCGCCTTCGGCAAGATCCCCGGCGACGACATCGAATTCATCCCCCTCCCCGATCAAAGGTGA
- a CDS encoding CcdB family protein: MTRQFDVYRNPLRGGREQRPYLLVVQHGLFADRPTRVVVPLVVAAAIRPERRLNPSLRVLGKPFYLSPTEIITLPIRHLRDHVDNLESERDRIVAALDVLLTGI; encoded by the coding sequence ATGACCCGCCAGTTTGACGTCTACCGCAATCCGCTGCGCGGCGGGCGCGAACAGAGACCCTATCTTCTCGTCGTGCAGCATGGGCTTTTCGCGGACAGGCCGACGCGCGTCGTGGTTCCGCTCGTCGTCGCGGCTGCAATCCGGCCGGAACGGCGGCTCAATCCGAGCCTGAGGGTATTGGGCAAGCCGTTCTACCTCTCGCCGACTGAAATCATAACGCTGCCAATCCGGCATTTGCGGGATCATGTCGACAATCTGGAGAGCGAGCGCGACCGGATTGTTGCCGCTCTCGACGTTCTGCTCACCGGCATTTGA
- a CDS encoding nucleotidyltransferase family protein, with amino-acid sequence MDNDAFVAAALANPVNRAILSRLPALHAPDCWLVSGALFQTVWNVRTGRPPTHGIKDYDIFYFDPDPSWAAEDAVIRRAGALFADLGVAVEVRNQGRVHVWYQERFGSPYPPLTRATDGIDRFLCDCAMVGIRPAGEAFEVYAPRGFADIETMTIRPNRAPNFHPDRYAEKAARWRDVWPEITILPA; translated from the coding sequence ATGGACAACGACGCTTTCGTCGCCGCCGCCCTCGCCAATCCCGTCAATCGCGCGATCCTCTCTCGCCTGCCGGCGTTGCATGCGCCCGATTGCTGGCTGGTGTCGGGGGCGCTGTTCCAGACCGTCTGGAACGTCCGCACCGGCCGGCCGCCGACCCATGGCATCAAGGACTACGACATCTTCTATTTCGATCCCGATCCGTCCTGGGCGGCGGAGGACGCGGTCATAAGGCGGGCCGGTGCGCTGTTCGCCGACCTGGGCGTCGCGGTCGAGGTGCGCAACCAGGGCCGCGTCCACGTCTGGTACCAGGAGAGGTTCGGGTCGCCCTACCCGCCTTTGACGCGCGCCACGGACGGGATCGACCGCTTCCTGTGCGACTGCGCCATGGTCGGGATCAGGCCGGCGGGCGAGGCTTTCGAGGTCTATGCCCCCAGGGGCTTCGCGGATATCGAGACTATGACAATTCGCCCCAACCGCGCGCCGAATTTCCATCCCGACCGTTACGCAGAGAAGGCTGCGCGCTGGCGCGACGTGTGGCCGGAGATTACCATCCTGCCAGCCTGA
- the tldD gene encoding metalloprotease TldD has product MSDTTDLFFSRTGMDRDRVLGTVGEALKGSDDGELFLEFRQSESFSFDDGRLKAATFDTTQGFGLRAVAGEATGYAHATDLSEEAIQRAADTVRAVARGHGGTVALAPARSNVKLYTDIDPLGSAAFETKVKLLEDMNAYARDKDGRVRQVSCHLSGEWQQVEILRADGSVYRDIRPLVRIDVSVVAEQDGRQESGHFGGGGRGDYSTYLTADYWHAAVDEALRQALVNLESIPAPAGEMTVVLGPGWPGILLHEAIGHGLEGDFNRKGTSAFAGLLGQRVAAPGVTVVDDGTIEGRRGSLSIDDEGTPTSRTVLIEDGILKGYMQDRQNARLMGVAPTGNGRRQSHASPVMPRMTNTYMLGGKTDPGEILASVKKGIYARNFGGGQVDITNGKFVFSCTEAYLVENGKIGAPIKGATLIGSGPEALTRVKMVGNDMKLDSGVGTCGKNGQSVPVGVGQPTLRLDGLTVGGTAAS; this is encoded by the coding sequence ATGAGCGACACCACAGACCTGTTCTTCTCCCGCACCGGCATGGACCGCGACCGCGTGCTCGGCACCGTCGGCGAGGCCCTGAAGGGCTCGGACGACGGCGAACTGTTCCTGGAATTCCGCCAGAGCGAATCATTCTCCTTCGACGACGGGCGGCTGAAGGCGGCGACGTTCGACACCACCCAGGGCTTCGGCCTGCGCGCCGTGGCCGGCGAAGCCACCGGCTATGCCCATGCCACCGACCTGTCGGAGGAGGCGATCCAGCGCGCCGCCGACACGGTCCGGGCGGTCGCCCGCGGCCATGGCGGCACGGTGGCGCTGGCGCCGGCGCGCAGCAATGTGAAGCTTTATACGGATATCGACCCGCTCGGCAGCGCTGCGTTCGAGACCAAGGTGAAGCTCCTGGAAGACATGAATGCCTATGCGCGCGACAAGGACGGACGGGTGCGGCAGGTGTCCTGCCATCTCTCCGGCGAGTGGCAGCAGGTCGAGATCCTGCGGGCCGACGGCTCGGTCTATCGCGACATCCGTCCCCTGGTGCGGATCGACGTGTCGGTGGTGGCCGAACAGGACGGCCGACAGGAATCGGGACATTTCGGCGGCGGCGGGCGCGGCGACTATTCGACCTATCTGACCGCGGACTACTGGCATGCGGCGGTCGACGAGGCGCTGCGCCAGGCGCTGGTCAACCTCGAATCGATCCCGGCGCCGGCCGGCGAGATGACCGTCGTGCTCGGTCCCGGCTGGCCCGGCATCCTGCTGCATGAGGCGATCGGCCACGGACTGGAAGGCGACTTCAACCGCAAAGGCACGAGCGCCTTCGCCGGCCTGCTCGGCCAACGTGTCGCGGCGCCGGGCGTGACGGTGGTCGATGACGGCACGATCGAGGGGCGGCGCGGCTCGCTGTCGATCGACGACGAAGGCACGCCGACCTCGCGCACCGTGCTGATCGAGGACGGCATCCTGAAGGGCTATATGCAGGACCGGCAGAACGCGCGGCTGATGGGCGTGGCGCCGACCGGCAACGGCCGGCGGCAGTCCCATGCCAGCCCGGTCATGCCGCGCATGACCAACACCTACATGCTGGGCGGCAAGACCGATCCGGGCGAGATCCTGGCCAGCGTCAAGAAGGGGATCTATGCGCGCAATTTCGGCGGCGGCCAGGTCGACATCACCAACGGCAAATTCGTGTTCTCCTGCACCGAGGCCTATCTGGTCGAGAACGGCAAGATCGGCGCGCCGATCAAGGGCGCGACGCTGATCGGCAGCGGGCCCGAAGCGCTGACCCGGGTGAAGATGGTCGGCAACGACATGAAGCTCGATTCGGGCGTCGGCACCTGCGGCAAGAACGGCCAGAGCGTGCCGGTCGGCGTCGGCCAGCCGACGCTGCGGCTCGACGGGCTGACCGTCGGCGGCACGGCAGCATCGTGA
- a CDS encoding DUF952 domain-containing protein produces the protein MIFKIATAADWAEAERAGRFDGSAHDKADGFIHFSTGPQLAETLRLYYAGVNDILLVAVDDALLGPALKWEHAPSRGEDFPHLFGPLPLSAVRWARPIGRDAQGTAVLPSLA, from the coding sequence ATGATCTTCAAGATCGCGACGGCAGCCGATTGGGCCGAGGCGGAACGCGCCGGTCGGTTCGACGGCTCGGCGCATGACAAGGCGGACGGGTTCATCCATTTTTCGACCGGCCCGCAGCTCGCCGAGACGCTGCGCCTCTACTATGCGGGCGTGAACGACATCCTGCTGGTCGCGGTCGACGACGCCTTGCTGGGGCCGGCCCTCAAATGGGAGCACGCGCCGTCGCGCGGCGAGGATTTTCCGCATCTTTTCGGGCCGCTGCCGCTGTCGGCGGTGCGCTGGGCGCGGCCCATCGGGCGGGACGCGCAGGGAACGGCCGTCCTTCCCAGCCTTGCTTGA
- a CDS encoding type II toxin-antitoxin system CcdA family antitoxin — MNVSVDADILKIAKEMGINLSKATEDALRKLTEPERIRRWQEENKDVIESYNAYIERNGVFGEELLDFEDDPPV, encoded by the coding sequence GTGAACGTGTCGGTCGATGCCGATATCCTGAAGATCGCGAAGGAGATGGGGATCAACCTCTCCAAGGCGACGGAGGATGCGTTGCGCAAGCTGACTGAACCCGAACGCATTCGGCGTTGGCAGGAAGAAAACAAAGACGTCATCGAATCGTACAACGCCTATATCGAGCGCAACGGCGTGTTCGGCGAAGAACTTCTCGATTTCGAAGATGACCCGCCAGTTTGA
- a CDS encoding 16S rRNA (uracil(1498)-N(3))-methyltransferase yields the protein MSDELTYPGGKLRLFVEAPLAQGARVEPDDSQAHYLLHVMRARAGDRVSLFNGSDGEWLARIAEVSKRACALDCERLVEPQTDVPDLWLCFAPIKKTPADYVVQKATELGVRVLQPVFTRRTIVARVNLERMHANAVEAAEQSGRLSVPETREPLAFDKLLGAWPQDRRLIFCDEGGAPPMAEALRELSDGPAAIFTGPEGGFDPAERDALRALSFVTPVSLGPRILRADTAALAALAVWQSVKGDWR from the coding sequence ATGTCCGACGAACTCACTTATCCTGGCGGCAAGCTGCGTCTCTTTGTCGAGGCGCCGTTGGCGCAGGGCGCGCGGGTCGAGCCGGACGATTCGCAGGCGCATTACCTCCTGCACGTCATGCGGGCCAGGGCAGGAGATCGCGTCAGCCTGTTCAACGGAAGCGACGGCGAATGGCTGGCGCGCATCGCGGAGGTCTCCAAGCGCGCCTGCGCGCTGGACTGCGAGCGCCTTGTCGAACCGCAAACGGATGTCCCCGATCTCTGGCTCTGCTTCGCGCCGATCAAGAAGACGCCGGCCGACTATGTCGTGCAGAAGGCGACCGAGCTCGGCGTCCGCGTCCTGCAACCCGTCTTCACCCGCCGCACCATCGTCGCCCGCGTCAACCTCGAACGCATGCATGCCAACGCGGTGGAAGCCGCCGAGCAATCCGGCCGGCTCTCCGTACCCGAAACGCGCGAACCGCTCGCCTTCGACAAGCTGCTCGGCGCCTGGCCGCAGGACCGGCGCCTGATCTTCTGCGACGAGGGCGGCGCGCCCCCGATGGCCGAGGCGTTGCGCGAGTTGTCCGACGGCCCCGCCGCGATCTTCACCGGCCCCGAAGGCGGCTTCGATCCCGCCGAGCGCGACGCGTTGCGCGCGCTGTCTTTCGTCACGCCCGTTTCTCTCGGCCCCCGCATCCTGCGCGCCGACACCGCCGCGCTGGCTGCGCTGGCGGTGTGGCAATCGGTGAAGGGTGATTGGCGATGA
- a CDS encoding DUF1330 domain-containing protein: MTGSIDPMREQFDLFKSLPRDEPIHMLNLVRLRDVAAYPEGHPDRGRGLSGRDAYRAYGRTTAAIFKRVGGRQVWVGRPDAVVTGPAAETWDLAFIAEYPSAGAFLEMVTDPGYREHVKHRQAAVLDSRLIRMKPLEPGEGFGE; the protein is encoded by the coding sequence ATGACCGGTTCGATCGATCCGATGCGTGAGCAATTCGATCTCTTCAAATCGCTGCCGCGCGACGAGCCCATCCATATGCTCAATCTGGTCCGCCTGCGCGATGTCGCGGCCTATCCGGAAGGGCATCCCGATCGCGGCAGGGGCCTTAGCGGCCGCGACGCCTATCGCGCCTATGGCCGTACCACCGCCGCGATCTTCAAGCGCGTCGGCGGTCGCCAGGTGTGGGTCGGGCGGCCCGACGCCGTGGTCACGGGTCCCGCCGCCGAAACCTGGGACCTCGCATTCATCGCCGAATATCCGAGCGCCGGCGCCTTCCTCGAAATGGTCACCGATCCCGGCTACCGCGAGCATGTGAAGCACCGCCAGGCGGCGGTCCTCGACTCGCGGCTGATCCGCATGAAGCCGCTCGAGCCGGGCGAGGGCTTCGGCGAATAG
- a CDS encoding 2OG-Fe(II) oxygenase — MTGHGAGVGNDAAADARAMAQFAEHRVLELPDLFAPDAQAVLAQSLAGSTFVPDDIHVPGSRLREAPPRTGPLLCWLLGRPELRRWVETITATAPLAAVGGATARFEAGGGQHLDWHNDLVPGHTRMLAVTVNLGSEPYEGGRFEMKRRGADAPFFAHAHVQPFAALIFAIDKTLMHRVTPVTAGGPRTVFGGWFLSEPVARPPV; from the coding sequence ATGACGGGACACGGGGCCGGCGTCGGAAACGACGCCGCGGCCGACGCGCGGGCCATGGCGCAATTCGCCGAGCATCGCGTGCTCGAACTGCCCGACCTGTTCGCGCCCGATGCCCAGGCGGTGCTCGCGCAGTCGCTGGCCGGCAGCACCTTCGTGCCGGACGACATCCATGTCCCCGGAAGCCGGCTGCGCGAGGCGCCGCCGCGCACCGGACCGCTGCTATGCTGGCTGCTCGGCCGGCCGGAGCTGCGCCGCTGGGTCGAGACGATCACCGCGACCGCGCCGCTGGCCGCGGTGGGCGGCGCGACGGCGCGCTTCGAGGCCGGCGGCGGCCAGCATCTGGATTGGCACAACGACCTGGTGCCTGGCCACACGCGGATGCTGGCGGTGACGGTCAATCTCGGGAGCGAGCCCTATGAAGGCGGCCGGTTCGAGATGAAGCGGCGCGGCGCCGACGCGCCGTTCTTCGCGCACGCGCATGTGCAGCCCTTCGCCGCCCTCATCTTCGCCATCGACAAGACGCTGATGCACCGCGTCACGCCGGTGACGGCGGGCGGCCCACGCACCGTGTTTGGCGGCTGGTTCCTGTCCGAGCCGGTCGCGCGGCCACCGGTTTGA
- a CDS encoding aldo/keto reductase, producing the protein MKYNPLGHSGLFVSEICLGTMTFSGDAKNAGIWAAIGDVGQKEATALVSKSLEAGVNFLDTADVYSMGNSEKLTGQALKDIGVKRSDVVLATKCYGRVGPGPNDIGASRGHILDSVARSLERLQTDHIDLYQIHATDTVTPVEETMRALDDLVRQGMVRYVGCSNWQAWRVAKANGLAAQHGFTKFQTLQAYYSIAGRDLEREIVPMLEDQKMGLMVWSPLAGGLLSGKFGPGSNGPEGARRVAFDFPPVNRDRAWACVDAMRGIGAAHGASVARVALAYVLSKSFVMSVIIGAKTMEQLEDNLEAAKLTLSADEVKTLDEVSALPQEYPGWMMSRQGAERMPQAK; encoded by the coding sequence ATGAAATACAACCCGCTCGGCCATAGCGGCCTGTTCGTTTCGGAAATCTGCCTCGGCACGATGACCTTCTCCGGCGACGCCAAGAATGCCGGCATCTGGGCCGCGATCGGCGATGTCGGCCAGAAGGAAGCCACCGCGCTCGTCTCCAAGAGCCTGGAGGCCGGCGTGAACTTCCTTGACACCGCCGACGTCTATTCGATGGGCAATTCGGAGAAGCTGACCGGACAAGCCCTCAAGGACATCGGCGTGAAGCGCTCCGACGTGGTTCTGGCGACCAAGTGCTATGGCCGCGTCGGGCCGGGGCCGAACGACATCGGCGCTTCGCGGGGCCATATCCTGGACTCCGTCGCGCGCAGCCTGGAACGGCTGCAGACCGATCACATCGACCTCTACCAGATCCACGCCACCGATACGGTCACGCCGGTCGAGGAGACGATGCGCGCGCTCGACGACCTCGTGCGCCAGGGCATGGTGCGCTATGTCGGCTGCTCCAACTGGCAGGCCTGGCGGGTGGCGAAGGCCAATGGGCTGGCGGCGCAGCACGGCTTTACGAAGTTCCAGACGCTCCAGGCCTATTACTCCATCGCCGGGCGCGACCTCGAACGCGAGATCGTGCCGATGCTGGAAGACCAGAAGATGGGATTGATGGTGTGGAGCCCGCTGGCCGGCGGGCTGCTCTCGGGCAAGTTCGGGCCGGGCAGCAACGGGCCGGAAGGGGCGCGCCGCGTCGCCTTCGACTTCCCGCCGGTGAACCGGGATCGCGCCTGGGCCTGCGTCGACGCGATGCGCGGGATCGGCGCGGCGCATGGCGCGTCGGTGGCGCGGGTGGCGCTGGCCTATGTGCTGTCCAAGTCCTTCGTGATGAGCGTGATCATCGGCGCCAAGACGATGGAGCAGCTCGAGGACAATCTGGAAGCCGCGAAGCTGACGCTGAGCGCGGATGAGGTGAAAACGCTCGACGAGGTCAGCGCGCTGCCGCAGGAATATCCGGGCTGGATGATGTCGCGCCAGGGCGCCGAGCGCATGCCGCAGGCGAAATAG
- the ubiA gene encoding 4-hydroxybenzoate octaprenyltransferase, whose product MTVWLVMTVEQQTLKPADAVAASWVDRAPAGLRPFLQLMRLDRPHPGWLLFWPCAFGLVLGAIASERPFASWHDLYLLVLFGVGALVMRGAGCTYNDIVDRDIDAKVARTRARPIPSGAVTVRQAWLFLAAQLAAGLAILVQLNLFAIEIGAASLLLVAVYPFMKRITWWPQAWLGLTFNWGALLGFAAQTGTIDAADAMLYAGLFFWTLGYDTIYALQDKEDDALIGVKSTALLFGARAREWVLGFYAAAFALILAAGFAEHAGWPFAFVMLAAGGHLLWQFHTLKIDDPARCLTLFRANRDAGAIIAAAFVLSSWIW is encoded by the coding sequence ATGACAGTATGGCTTGTGATGACTGTCGAGCAACAGACCCTCAAACCCGCCGACGCCGTTGCCGCGAGCTGGGTCGATCGCGCGCCGGCCGGGCTGCGGCCGTTCCTGCAATTGATGCGGCTGGACCGGCCGCATCCGGGCTGGCTGCTGTTCTGGCCCTGCGCGTTCGGGCTGGTGCTCGGCGCCATCGCCAGCGAACGGCCTTTCGCGTCGTGGCACGACCTCTATCTGCTGGTGCTGTTCGGCGTGGGGGCGCTGGTGATGCGCGGGGCGGGCTGCACCTATAACGACATCGTCGACCGCGACATCGACGCCAAGGTGGCGCGGACGCGGGCGCGGCCGATTCCCTCCGGCGCGGTGACGGTGCGGCAGGCCTGGCTGTTCCTGGCTGCGCAATTGGCGGCGGGGCTCGCGATCCTCGTCCAGCTCAATCTCTTCGCGATCGAGATCGGCGCGGCGTCGCTGCTGCTGGTTGCCGTCTATCCCTTTATGAAACGGATCACCTGGTGGCCGCAGGCCTGGCTGGGGCTGACCTTCAACTGGGGCGCCCTGCTCGGCTTCGCGGCGCAGACCGGGACGATCGATGCGGCGGACGCGATGCTCTATGCCGGCCTCTTCTTCTGGACGCTGGGCTACGACACGATCTATGCGCTGCAGGACAAGGAAGACGATGCGCTGATCGGCGTGAAATCGACCGCGCTCCTGTTCGGCGCCCGGGCGCGGGAGTGGGTGCTGGGATTCTACGCCGCGGCCTTCGCGCTGATCCTCGCCGCCGGATTCGCCGAGCATGCCGGCTGGCCCTTCGCCTTCGTCATGCTCGCCGCCGGCGGGCATTTGCTCTGGCAGTTCCACACGTTGAAGATCGACGATCCGGCGCGCTGCCTGACGCTGTTCCGCGCCAATCGTGACGCAGGGGCAATCATCGCGGCGGCCTTCGTGCTTTCGAGCTGGATTTGGTGA
- a CDS encoding fatty acid desaturase family protein has protein sequence MNVQRFDPTSVFTPEEMTSVRARSDVTGMLCVIHAWVVIGAAMAVYALMPNPLTFLFAVIVIGSRQLGLAILMHDAAHGVLMKTHWLNEWVGDWLCAYPTMGDLVPYRHYHLMHHRRTQQKDDPDLGLSAKFPITPTSFRRKMIRDLTGQTGFKQRKAQFLRSLGAPDQPFAARAKFFWKRIGRQYLMQCILLALMTAFGKPHYFLMFWVLPNLTWQMAITRVRNIAEHAVVPDNNDVFRNARTTYANWFVRALVAPYWVNYHVDHHLLFYVPCYNLPKLHALLLAKGLGPKMEIQPGYLAVLKMATSKPDAPAVLAA, from the coding sequence ATGAACGTGCAGCGCTTCGATCCGACCTCCGTCTTCACGCCCGAAGAAATGACGAGCGTGCGGGCACGCTCCGATGTCACCGGCATGCTGTGCGTGATCCATGCCTGGGTCGTGATCGGCGCGGCGATGGCGGTCTATGCGCTTATGCCCAATCCGCTGACCTTCCTGTTCGCGGTGATCGTGATCGGCAGCCGCCAGCTCGGCCTCGCCATCCTGATGCACGACGCGGCGCACGGCGTCTTGATGAAGACGCATTGGCTGAACGAATGGGTCGGCGACTGGCTCTGCGCCTATCCGACGATGGGCGACCTCGTTCCCTATCGCCACTATCACCTGATGCATCACCGCCGCACCCAGCAGAAGGACGATCCCGATCTCGGCCTGTCGGCGAAATTCCCGATCACGCCGACCAGCTTTCGCCGCAAGATGATCCGCGACCTGACCGGTCAGACCGGATTCAAGCAGCGCAAGGCGCAGTTCCTGCGCTCGCTCGGCGCGCCGGACCAGCCCTTCGCGGCGCGCGCGAAATTCTTCTGGAAGCGGATCGGGCGGCAATATCTCATGCAGTGCATTCTCTTGGCGCTGATGACGGCGTTCGGCAAGCCGCATTATTTCCTGATGTTCTGGGTGCTGCCCAATCTCACCTGGCAGATGGCGATCACGCGGGTGCGCAACATCGCCGAGCACGCGGTGGTGCCCGACAACAACGACGTGTTCCGCAATGCCCGCACGACCTATGCCAACTGGTTCGTCCGCGCGCTGGTGGCGCCCTATTGGGTGAACTATCACGTCGATCATCACCTGCTGTTCTATGTCCCCTGCTACAACCTGCCCAAGCTGCACGCGCTGCTGCTGGCCAAGGGGCTGGGACCGAAGATGGAAATCCAGCCCGGCTACCTCGCCGTGCTGAAGATGGCGACCAGCAAGCCGGACGCGCCCGCCGTGCTGGCGGCCTGA
- a CDS encoding glutamate--cysteine ligase, with protein MSIPQSAGGLIESRDDLIRHLAEGCKPRSEWRIGTEHEKFVYDLKTHKPLAYESKPGIRQLLDGMKRFGWEPVLEGDNIIGLIQDKASLSLEPGGQFELSGAPLKTVHETCAETNLHLEQTREVADEIGAGVIGIGFAPTWSMDETHMMPKGRYQIMRRYMPKVGGYGLEMMFRTCTVQVNLDFSSEADMVKKFRVGLALQPVASALLANSPFREGRPNGFLSYRSQVWTDVDNARAGMLPWVFDDGMSFERYVDYALDVPMYFVYRDGKYIDVAGKSFRDFLARKIPEVKDVQPMMSDWADHLTTIFPEVRLKKFLEMRGADGGQWRRICGMPALWVGLYYDQVALDAAWDLVKDWTAEERQAMRDAVPKQAFKTPFRNTTVHAIAHRMLEISSAGLRRRAELDSGGMSEDGFLNPLRELVSRGHTRAEELLKNYYGPWARDLTPLFKEYNFL; from the coding sequence ATGTCCATTCCACAATCCGCCGGCGGCCTGATCGAGTCGCGCGACGACCTCATCCGCCACCTGGCCGAGGGCTGCAAGCCGCGGTCGGAATGGCGCATCGGCACCGAGCACGAAAAGTTCGTCTATGACCTGAAGACCCACAAGCCGCTCGCCTATGAGAGCAAGCCCGGCATCCGCCAGCTTCTGGACGGCATGAAGCGCTTCGGCTGGGAGCCGGTCTTGGAGGGCGACAACATCATCGGGCTGATCCAGGACAAGGCCTCGCTGAGCCTGGAGCCCGGCGGCCAGTTCGAGCTTTCCGGCGCCCCCCTCAAGACCGTGCACGAGACCTGCGCCGAGACCAACCTGCATCTTGAACAGACCCGCGAAGTCGCGGACGAGATCGGCGCCGGCGTCATCGGCATCGGCTTCGCGCCGACCTGGTCGATGGACGAGACGCACATGATGCCCAAGGGCCGCTACCAGATCATGCGGCGCTATATGCCGAAGGTCGGCGGCTACGGGCTCGAAATGATGTTCCGCACCTGCACGGTGCAGGTGAATCTCGACTTCTCCTCCGAAGCCGACATGGTCAAGAAATTCCGCGTCGGCCTGGCGCTCCAGCCCGTCGCCAGCGCGCTTCTGGCGAACTCACCGTTCCGCGAGGGCCGGCCCAACGGCTTTCTGTCGTACCGCAGCCAGGTGTGGACCGATGTCGACAACGCCCGCGCCGGCATGCTGCCCTGGGTGTTCGACGACGGCATGTCGTTCGAGCGCTATGTCGATTACGCGCTCGACGTGCCGATGTACTTCGTCTACCGCGACGGCAAGTATATCGACGTCGCCGGCAAGAGCTTCCGCGATTTCCTCGCGCGCAAGATTCCCGAGGTGAAGGACGTCCAGCCGATGATGTCGGACTGGGCCGATCACCTGACCACGATCTTCCCCGAAGTGCGCCTCAAGAAATTCCTCGAAATGCGCGGCGCCGATGGCGGGCAGTGGCGGCGGATCTGCGGCATGCCGGCGCTGTGGGTCGGCCTCTATTACGACCAGGTCGCGCTCGACGCTGCCTGGGATCTCGTGAAGGACTGGACCGCGGAGGAGCGCCAGGCGATGCGCGATGCGGTACCGAAACAGGCCTTCAAGACGCCGTTCCGCAACACGACGGTCCACGCCATCGCGCACCGCATGCTGGAGATTTCCTCGGCCGGCCTGCGCCGCCGCGCCGAGCTCGACTCCGGCGGCATGAGCGAGGACGGCTTCCTCAACCCGCTGCGCGAGCTCGTCTCGCGCGGCCACACCCGCGCCGAGGAATTGCTGAAGAACTATTACGGTCCCTGGGCGCGCGATCTGACGCCGCTGTTCAAGGAGTACAATTTTCTTTGA